The genomic window GCGGCGGATGTCTTCGAGGTGCAGCCCGGTGGTGGGTTCGTCCATGATGTAGAGCTTGCGCCCAGTGGTCTTGCCCGCAGTGGCGAGTTCGCGGGCCACCTTGAGGCGCTGCGCCTCGCCACCGGAGAGGGTGGTGGCCGGCTGTCCGAGCTGCAGGTAACCGAGCCCCACCTGCTGCAGCTGCCACAGCGCCTGGCCGAGTTTGTCCTCGTGCGGAAAGGCGCGGATGGCCTCGTCCACGGTGAGCTGAAGCGTTTCGTGGATGTTGCGGCCCGCCACGCGCACGTCGAGTACGCCGGCCTTGAACCGCTTGCCGCCGCATTCGTCGCACGGCACGAATACGTCGGCCATGAACACCATCTCGACTTCGATATATCCGGCGCCCTCGCAGGTGGGACAGCGTCCCCCCTCCACGTTGAAGCTGAAGGTGCCGGCGGTGTAGCCGCGTTCGCGCGACAACGGAGCGGCGGCATACAGCCGCCGAATCTCGTCGAACGCCTTCACGTAGGTCACGGGATTGGAGCGCGGCGACTTGCCGATCGGGCTCTGGTCGATGCTCACCACGTCGTCGACGGCGTCGGCGCCGGTGAGCGCATCGAAGCTGCCCACGCGCTCGCCCAGGTGCTGCTTGGCCGACGTCTCGCCGCGCAATGTGGTCTCAAGGGCGCGCATGAACACGTCGTGCACGAGCGTGCTCTTGCCCGAGCCCGACACGCCGGTGACCGCGGTGACGGCGCCCACCGGGATGCGCACGTCGATGCCCTTGAGGTTGTGCTCGCGGGCGCCGGTGAGGGCAATCCAACGCGGGCCGACCTTGCGACGCTTGGCCGGCAGCGGCACCTCGCGCTCGCCGGTGAGGTACTGGCCGGTGAGCGGACTCTCGGCGGCGCGGGCCATCGGGGCGGCGAACACGAGCTGTCCGCCCTGGGTGCCGCTGGCCGGCCCGAGTTCCACCATGAAGTCGGCGGCGCGGATGGCTTCGAGGTCGTGCTCCACCACGATCACCGTATTGCCGGTGTCGCGCAGCCGCTTGAGGAGGCCGAGCAGGCGGTCCATGTCGCGCGGATGGAGGCCAATGGACGGCTCGTCCAGCACGTACAGGGTGTCGACGAGCTGCGAGCCGAGGGAGTTGGCGAGCCCGATGCGTTGGGCTTCGCCCCCGCTCAGCGTGCGTGTGGCGCGGTTGAGCGTCAGATAGCCGAGCCCGACGTCGCAGAGGAACCGCACGCGGTTGCGGGCCTCGCGCAACACGTGGCCGGCCACCTCGCGGTCGAAGTCGGAGAGCGTGAGGGTGTCGATCCATTCCAGGAGCAGGTCCATGGGCAGTTCGCTCACCTGGGCGATGTGGCGCCCGGCGATGAGCACGTGCAGCGCCTCCGGTTGCAGCTTGGCGCCCCCGCACGCCGAGCAGGTCTGCGCCGTCTGATACTGGCGCAGGAAGACGCGGATGTACTGCTTGTAGCGCTTCTCTTCGAGGTCCTTGAGAAATGGCAACATGCCTTTGAAGCCCTTCACGCGGGCGTTGAGCAGGGCGTGGCGCGCCTTGGCGGGGAGGTCGCGCCAGGGCATGTCCATGGGGATCTTCTCCCGTTTGGCGAACTCGGCCAGCGCGCGGCGTTTGTTGTCGTAGCGCGGCTTGGTCCACGGGTCGAGCGCGCCCTCGCGCAGCGTGCGCTCGGGGCGCGGAACGATCAGCATTTCGTCATACTCGAGCACGGCGCCGAAGCCGTTGCAGGTGGCGCAGGCACCGCGCGGGCTGTTGAACGAGAACAGTTGCGGCGTGGGGGCGGGGGCCGGCGTGCCGTCGTTGGGGCACTGGAACCGTTCGGTGAAGCGCAGGCGGTGCGGGGCGGCGCCCGCCGGCTCGGCGAGTACGATGAGGCAGTCGCCCTCGCCCTCGGCGAACGCCGTGCCCACCGCGTCGGCCAGGCGCCCGCGCAGATCGGGGGTCACCGACAGCCGGTCGACGATCACCAGCGCCTCCTTGGCGAAGGTGATGTCCATGGGTTCGGTGAGCAGGTCGTCGAGGTGCTTCACGACGCCGTCGAGGCTCACGCGCACGAACCCCTGGGCGCGGAGATTCTCGACCACTACCTCGTGCGTGACCTCGTCGGACAGGTGGAGCGGGAACGCGACGGCGAAGCGCGTGCCCTCGGGCAGCGCGGCGACGACGTCGCACACCGACTGTACCGTGTCGGGGCGCATCTCGCGTCCGCACTTGGGGCACACCGTGTGGCCCACGCGCGCCCAGAGCAGGCGCAGGTAGTCGTAGATCTCGGTGGCCGTGCCGACCGTGGACCGCGAGGTCTTGGTGGGGTTCTTCTGTTCGATGGCGACGGCGGGCGACAGGCCGTCGATGGCGTCGACGTCGGGCTTCTCCATGCGCTCCAGGAACTGGCGCGCATAGGCGGAGAGCGATTCGACGTAACGACGCTGGCCCTCGGCATAGATCGTGTCGAAGGCGAGGGACGACTTGCCCGATCCGGACGGACCGGTGACCACGGTGATCGCCCGGCGCGGGATCTGGAGGTCGAAGCCCTTGAGATTGTGCTGGCGGGCGCCGCGCACCACGATCGCTTCTTTCATACGGGGGGGAATCTACTCTCGCCAAGCACGGATCCCCCACCCGGCCCCAACCGCAGGCTGCAAGCTCCGAGCAGACGGCCGCCGGCCGACCGCAGCTGCATCGGCACGCACTGGCGCGAAGGCCCGGTCTCCCCTGTTGCCCCCTTCCGCGGCCTACGGCTAGCATTCCCCATGCCCGAATCCGCCGCCTACCACGACGAGGACGTTCTCGGAAAGGCATACGACGGCCGCCTGATGCGCCGGCTCCTGCGCTACGTGCGCCCGTACCGGTGGCTGGTGGTGGTTTCGCTCGTGCTCCTCATGCTGGACGGTTTGCTCCAGCTGGTGGGTCCGGTACTCACGCAGCGCGTGATCGACGTCGCCCTGCCGCACCACGACGTCGCCATGGCGACCCGCGCGGCCGTGTTGTTCGCGGTGTCGCTCGCCGTGGCGTTCGTGGCGCAGTTCGGCGAGACGATGCTCACCACCCTGCTCGGCCAGCGCGTGATGCGCGATCTGCGCAACGACATCTTCGCGCACCTGCAGCGGCTGCCCATCCGATTCTTCGACCGCACGCCCGTGGGCCGGCTCGTCACGCGCACCACGGCCGACGTGGAATCGCTCAACGAGTTGTTCACGGCCGGCGTGGTGGCCGGACTGGGGGACCTGTTCACGCTCGCCGCGATCGGGATCATGATGCTGATCACCGACTGGCGGCTGGCGCTGGCCGCATTCGGCGTGATCCCGTTCATCTACCTCAGTTCGCATCTCTTCCGGCGGGCGGTGCGCACGTCGTATCGCGACATCCGCACGCGCCTGGCGCGCATCAATGCGTTCCTGCAGGAACGCATCAGCGGCATGCGCATCCTGCAGCTATTCGGGATGCAGCGGCGGGAGGCGGCCGCGTTCGAGCGGCTGAACGAGCGGTACCTCAACGCGAACCTGCGGTCGATCGTGTACTACGCGGTGTACTTCCCGACCATCGAGGTCCTGAGCACGGTGGCGTTGGCGAGCCTGATCGTGGCGAGTGCCCACCGGGTGCAGATGGGCGGGCTGCTGGTGGGCACGGTGGCGGAGTTCCTGCAGCTCGTACGCCGGTTCTTCCAGCCGCTGCAGGATCTGTCGGACAAGTTCAACACGCTCCAGCAGGCCATGGCGGCGTCGGAGCGGATCTTCAACCTGCTCGATGAGCCCGAGGCGGCGAGCGGCGAGTTGGCGGGGCCGTCGGCCGTCGGCGTGGCGCCCGCGGCCGCCGCCGAGCTGGCAACCCTGGCAACAGCGCGCGCCGTGACCATCGCGTTCGAGGAGGTGTGGTTCTCGTACGACGCGCCGGGTACGCCCGAGTCGGAACTGCACTGGGTTCTCAAGGGCGTGAGCTTCGAGGCGTGTCCGGGGCAAACGCTGGCGCTGGTGGGCCACACCGGCGCCGGCAAGACGACGATCGTCAACCTGCTGCTGCGCTTCTACGATCCCCAACGCGGCCGGATCACGGTGAACGGAATGGATACGCGGTACATCCCGGCCAGCGTGCTGCGCGGACTCATCGGCTACGTGCAGCAGGACATCTTCCTGTTCGCCGGGGATGTGGCGGGCAACATCCGGCTGTCGGCTCCGCTGAGCGATGCCGAGGTGGAACGCGCGGCGTCGCGCGTGGGCGCGGACCGGATCATCCGGCGGTTTCCCGACGGCTATGCCCACCCGCTGGGTGAGCGCGGCGGCTCTGTGAGCGTGGGGGAGCGGCAACTGCTGTCATTCGCGCGCGCCATCGCTGCCGATCCGGCGGTGCTGGTGCTCGACGAGGCGACCAGCGCGGTGGACAGCGAGATCGAAGCGGACATCCAGCGGGCGCTGGCCGAGTTGATGACGGGGCGCACGACGATCGCGATCGCCCACCGGCTGAGCACGATCGTGGATGCGGACGAGATCCTGGTGCTGCACCACGGTCAAGTGGTGGAACGGGGAACGCACCGCAATTTGCTGACGCGCCGGGGTCTGTACGAGCGGCTATATCGACTGCAGGTTGGGGGCGGTGACGCCGCACACCGCGGGCCCGAGCGCTTGCCAGCCTCGGGGGTGTTGGGGTAGGTTTTCCGGACGTCGAATCCCGCGCGGTGCGTCCCTCCGGCGCGCCGCGCGCCGTCCCTTCCGACCGCCGCGCCGAGCATTCATGCCGGTCATCCAACTCCACGATCAGAAGTATCCATTGCAGCGCGGACCGACGCGGCTGGGCTCGGGCCCGGACGCGGACGTGCGCGTGGGCGACGATGCGTGGATGGGGGTGCAGGCTGTGCTCGATCTGGGGTCCGACGACCAGGCCGTGATCCGCCGGGCAGGGGAGCGCGGCACGGTGAAGGTGAACGGGTTCGCGCTGGGCGCGGAGCCCATTCCGCTGATGCACGGCGACAAGATCGAGGTGAGCGGCGTGGAGTTGCTGTTCTCCGACGACAAGAAAGCGGGAGCGACGGAACACGTGATGGGCTCGGAGATCGCCGCCATGGCCGCCGCCCGTGGCGGTCCGCCCTGGGCGACCACGTCCACCGGCGGCCGGCTGGTATCGCTGGTGGACGGCAAGGAGTACGCGATCCCCGAGACGGGGGTTGGGCTGGGGCGCGACGCGAGCAACGACGTCGTGGTGTCGCAGAATGCCGTGTCGCGGTACCACGCGCGCATCGAGCCGGAAGAGAGCGGGTACGTGATCACCGACCGGAGCACGAACGGGGTGTTCGTGAACGGTCGTCGTGTCGAGGGGCGCGCGCTGCTGGGCCGCGCCGACGTGATCCGGATCGGCACCGAAGAGTTCCGGTTCTACGCCGACGTGGCGTCGTTGGCCTACCCTCCGGCGCCGGCTGTCCCCCTGCTTCCGCCCAGGCCCGCCCCCGCTCCGCTCTCGCAGGAGCCGGCGACGCTGCCCACGCCGGTGCCGGCGCCCCAGCCGTTGGCCGCCACGACGGGGGAGCCTGGTGCGCGGCCCGTGCTGGCCACCCTGGAGATCCTCAAGGAAGGCCCCAACAAGGGACAACGTATCGAACTGCGCGATGCCCTGTCTCACGTGGGGCGGGGCGCGCACAACGATGTGGCGCTGGGCGACGACAGCGTGAGCGACTCGCACGCCCGGCTGCAGTTGCGTGACGACGGCTGGTACGTGGTGGACGCAGGCTCGACGAACGGCACGTTCGTTGGTGGAGTGCGCATTTCGGGTGAACGGCGGCTGGAGGGCACGCCCGACATCCGCTTCGGCGGCGTGCGGGTACGGTTCTTCCCAGCGCAGGTGGCTTCCATGGCCGCGGCGGGCACGCGGCGGGTTTCGCTGGGCTCCCTCGACGACGTCGCGCCCACGGCAGCCAGGAAGCGCCGCATTCCCACGTGGGTCTGGATCGTCGTGGCGCTCGTGATCGTGACGATCGTCGTCATCTTTCTGATGAACGGGTAATGGTCAGGCTGCTGCACGCCGCGCGCACGGACGTCGGCATGATCCGGTCCGGCAACGAGGACAGCTTTGCCGTGGATGTGAGCGAGGCGCGGGGCGTGTTCATGGTTGCCGACGGCATGGGTGGACACGCCGCGGGCGAAGTGGCAAGCGAAATGGCGGTGCAGATCGTGCTGCGGGAACTGGGCGGAGTGCAGGACCTGCACGCTCCCGATGCGGGCCCGCGGATCGGAGCGGCGCTCAAGCACGCTAACCGCTCCATCCACGATCGAACGATCACCGAGGTGGACAAGCAGGGCATGGGGACCACGGCGTCGGTGCTGCTCGTGTCGAGCGAACGGTACATGATCGGCCAGGTGGGCGATTCGCGCGTGTATCTCCTGCGCGACGGCGCATTTGCGCAACTCACCAAGGACCACTCCTACGTGCAGGAGCAGGTGGACCTCGGCAACCTGACGCCGGAGCAGGCCCGGTACCATCCTTACAGCAACGTCATCACGCGGTGCGTGGGGGCGAGCCCCGACGTGGAGCCCGATCTGTACGAGGGCGAGGTGAGGCCGGGCGACGTGTTCCTGGTAGCGAGCGACGGACTCACGGGCATGGTGGACGACCGGCGGCTGCAGCAGCTCCTGATGGCGCGCACGGTACCGGAGCGCAAGGCACAGGCGCTGATCGCGGAGGCCAACGGCCGCGGCGGGCTCGACAACATCACGGCGATCATCGTGCAGGTGGAATCGGGCGAGCTTGCCGGCGCCGCCGAGACCACGACCGCCGAAGCGCGGGCGGCCGGCAACCGGAATGGCTGAAGGCGAGACGGTGGGCGCCGTGGCCGAGCTGTACCTGGGCAATCTGTTGTACGCGCTCGAGCGAGCGGCGATGTCGCTGGAGAACGAAGGGAAGCCCGAGGATGCGGCGTTCTACCGGGGGATTGCGCGGAAGCTGGCGGAGGCGCGTGGCCGGGAGAAACTTCCGTAGGAGAGTAGGACCGATGACTGCGGAAAGCCGTTCACCCACTACCGTCCTGCTCTCCTACTCTGCAATCATTCGACTTCCCCGATCGAGCATTCCCCGCACTTCCGCCGCCGGCTTCCGCAACAGCTTCAACAGCGGTTCCGGCGGGATCTTCGTCCGGTTGGCCGTGAACACGCGCAGCCAGCGCGCCGAGCGATAGAGCTCCTCCGACAGCTTGGGCAGGTCGATCGCGCCGCGGAGACCGCCGGCGCGGAGGCGCACCACGGTGCCATCGCGGCGCAGCACCGGCATGTCGAGTCCCAGCATCTGCGTCTTGGCGGGGTAATCGAGGAGCAGGTCGCCCGGCGCGAGGCCCATCTCCCGTTCCAGCGCCTGTTGCACGCGTGCCACCAGCACGCGGTCTTCGGCAATCCATTCGCATTCGTCGCCCGACAGTTGGGCAGCGGGGCACTCGAACGACCGCTTGTGCAGGCGGCGTGTGCGCAGGCCGTAGAGCAGGGGTGAGGGGTGGTCGCGCTCCAGCCGCGCGAGCAGGGCCTCGTCGGTGAATCCAGCCAGCGAGCCGGCGTCGAGGGATCCGGCGTCCAGCGCGTCGGAAACGAGGCGCTTGTACATGGCCGTGGCGCTCCGCGCCGCGTGATGCCAGTACACGTTGCGGTACATCTGATATTTGGCGAACAGCAGCGACTCGAGCGCGGCGAGTCCCTTTTCCACGATGCCGAGACGGCGCCGGCCGGTCTCGGGATCGACGAGGATGGTGAGGGTGTTGAGCAGGCGCTCGGGGTCGATCTCACCGTAGCCGACGCCACACATGAACGCGTCGCGGCGCAGGTATTCGATCTTGTCGAGGTCCAGCGATCCCGATATCAGGCCCTGGAGGGCGCCGTCGCTCTCGCCGCGAATGAGAGCGATGACGCGTGCCGGGGCGCCGTGGCCGTACGCGTCGGTGAGTAGCCGGGCGATCTCGCCGCCGGTCACCAGGGGGCGCGCCACCTCTTCGTGGTGGAGCGCGCCGATCTCCTCCAGGGCGTGCGAGAACGGGTAGTGCCCGATGTCGTGGAGCAGGGCCGCGGCGCGCACGATGCCCGACTCCGCGCGCAGGGCGTCGTCGAGCGCACCGCCCTCATCGAGCAGGGCGAGGGCGCGGCGAGCCAGGTGGTAGGCGCCGAGCGCGTGCTCGAACCGGGTGTGCGTGGCCCCTGGATAGACGAGATACGCGAGGCCGAGCTGGCGCACGTTGCGCAGCCGCTGGAAGGCCGGCGTGTCGATCAGCGACCGGGCAACCGGGTCGACCGGGATCGTGTTCCAGAGGGGGTCGCGAAGGTAGAACATTGGAGGAGAAGATACAGCGCGGGGTCGAAGCGGCGCCAACGGAACCTGCGCTGACGAGTACGGTGCCGTTCTTCCGCGCGCCGCATCCGCCTGCGCGGGTTGGCCGTTACCTCGGTCCCGCCCCCGCCACCGCCTGCCCGACCGTGCTGGCAAACTGCTTGAAATTCTCGCGAAACATCGCGGCGAGCTTGGCCGCCTGCGCGTCGTATGCCGCCTTGTCCTGCCACGTCTCGCGCGGCTTCAGCAACTGGTCCGGCACGCCGGGGACGGTCGTCGGCACCTGGAGCCCGAACACCGGATCGGTCTCGGTGTTGGCGTGGGCGAGTTCACCCCGGAGCAGGGACTGCACCATGGCGCGGGTGTAGCCGAGCTTCATGCGCGAGCCGACGCCGGCCGGCCCGCCGGTCCATCCCGTGTTGACGAGCCACACCGTGGCGCCGTGCCGGTCGAGGAGTTGGCCGAGCATCTCGGCGTACTTGGCTGGATGCCACACCAGGAAGACGGCGCCGAAGCAGGCGGAGAAGGTGGCCTGCGGCTCGGTGACGCCGCGTTCCGTGCCGGCCACCTTGGCCGTGTAGCCCGAGAGGAAATAGTACATCGCCTGCTCGCGAGTGAGCTTGGCCACCGGCGGCACCACACCGAAGGCGTCGGCGCAGAGAAAGACCACGTTCTTGGGATGGCCGCCGCGACCCGAGGGCACGTGGTTCCGGATATAGGGCAGCGGGTACGAGGCGCGGGTATTCTCGGTGATCGACTGGTCCTCGAACCGGACCTTGGACGTGGTCGGATCGAGCACGACGTTCTCGAGGATCGTTCCGAACATTTGCGTGGTGGCGTAGATGTCGGGCTCGCCCTCGGCCGACAGGTTGATGACCTTGGCGTAACAGCCGCCCTCGTAGTTGAACACGCCGTCGGCCGACCAGCCGTGCTCGTCGTCGCCGATGAGGTCGCGGTGGGGATCGGCGGAGAGCGTGGTCTTGCCCGTGCCGGAGAGCCCGAAGAACAGTGCCGTGTCGCCGTTGCGTCCGATGTTGGCCGAACAGTGCATGGAGAGCACGCCGTTCTTGGGCATGTAGTAGTTCATGACCGTGAACATCGCCTTCTTCAGCTCGCCGGCGTAGCGCGTACCGCCGATGAGGATCATCCGCTGGGCGAGGTTGAGCACGATGAACGTGCTGGTGCGCGTGCCGTGGCGCTCCGGGTCGGCCTGGAACTCGGGGGCGTGGAGCACCGTGAAATTCGGGGCGAAATCCACGAGCTGGGCGAGTTCGGGGCGGATGAACATGTTGCGGACGAACGCCATGTGCCACGCGTTGGGCGACACGTAGCGCACCGACAGCCGGTGGGCCGGATCGGCGCCGCAGTAGAGGTCCTGGACGAACAGCTCGTCGCGGGCGTTGAGGTGAGCGCGCACGTCGCCGAGCAGCATGTCGAAATGGTCGGGCGAGAGCGGTTGGTTCACCTTGCCCCAATCGACGTCCCGCTCGGTGGACGGTTCGCGGACGACGAACTTGTCCTTGGGCGACCGTCCGGTGTGGGGCTTGGTGATGGCGACGAAGGGTCCCATGTCGGCCAGCTGTCCCTCGCCGCGGTCGATGGCGCGCTGGATCAGCCGGGGTGGGGTGAGGTTCCAGTGCACCGTGCCGCCGGGCGCGAGCCCCTGCGCGTCGAGCGCCCGGCCGGGGGCGGGCGCGGAGGTGGTCTGTGTGGCCATGCTATACCCTCGAAGATTTGGTCGCGACGGGATCCGGCTCGGCGCGTCGCGCGGCGCTGGAGCGTGAGCGCTCCTGGGCGTCGACCACGGCAACGGCAGCCATGTTGACGATGTCCTGGACTTCGGCCCCGCGTTCGAGCACGTGCACCGGCCGGCGCATCCCGACGAGGATCGGCCCGATGGCGGTGGCGCCGCCCAGCTGGATGAGCAACTTGTACGCGATGTTGCCCGCGCTCAGGTTCGGGAAGATCAGCACGTTGGCCGGCTCGGTGAGCGCGCTGAACGGGTAGTCGCGCTCGATGA from Gemmatimonadaceae bacterium includes these protein-coding regions:
- a CDS encoding FHA domain-containing protein codes for the protein MPVIQLHDQKYPLQRGPTRLGSGPDADVRVGDDAWMGVQAVLDLGSDDQAVIRRAGERGTVKVNGFALGAEPIPLMHGDKIEVSGVELLFSDDKKAGATEHVMGSEIAAMAAARGGPPWATTSTGGRLVSLVDGKEYAIPETGVGLGRDASNDVVVSQNAVSRYHARIEPEESGYVITDRSTNGVFVNGRRVEGRALLGRADVIRIGTEEFRFYADVASLAYPPAPAVPLLPPRPAPAPLSQEPATLPTPVPAPQPLAATTGEPGARPVLATLEILKEGPNKGQRIELRDALSHVGRGAHNDVALGDDSVSDSHARLQLRDDGWYVVDAGSTNGTFVGGVRISGERRLEGTPDIRFGGVRVRFFPAQVASMAAAGTRRVSLGSLDDVAPTAARKRRIPTWVWIVVALVIVTIVVIFLMNG
- the uvrA gene encoding excinuclease ABC subunit UvrA; the protein is MKEAIVVRGARQHNLKGFDLQIPRRAITVVTGPSGSGKSSLAFDTIYAEGQRRYVESLSAYARQFLERMEKPDVDAIDGLSPAVAIEQKNPTKTSRSTVGTATEIYDYLRLLWARVGHTVCPKCGREMRPDTVQSVCDVVAALPEGTRFAVAFPLHLSDEVTHEVVVENLRAQGFVRVSLDGVVKHLDDLLTEPMDITFAKEALVIVDRLSVTPDLRGRLADAVGTAFAEGEGDCLIVLAEPAGAAPHRLRFTERFQCPNDGTPAPAPTPQLFSFNSPRGACATCNGFGAVLEYDEMLIVPRPERTLREGALDPWTKPRYDNKRRALAEFAKREKIPMDMPWRDLPAKARHALLNARVKGFKGMLPFLKDLEEKRYKQYIRVFLRQYQTAQTCSACGGAKLQPEALHVLIAGRHIAQVSELPMDLLLEWIDTLTLSDFDREVAGHVLREARNRVRFLCDVGLGYLTLNRATRTLSGGEAQRIGLANSLGSQLVDTLYVLDEPSIGLHPRDMDRLLGLLKRLRDTGNTVIVVEHDLEAIRAADFMVELGPASGTQGGQLVFAAPMARAAESPLTGQYLTGEREVPLPAKRRKVGPRWIALTGAREHNLKGIDVRIPVGAVTAVTGVSGSGKSTLVHDVFMRALETTLRGETSAKQHLGERVGSFDALTGADAVDDVVSIDQSPIGKSPRSNPVTYVKAFDEIRRLYAAAPLSRERGYTAGTFSFNVEGGRCPTCEGAGYIEVEMVFMADVFVPCDECGGKRFKAGVLDVRVAGRNIHETLQLTVDEAIRAFPHEDKLGQALWQLQQVGLGYLQLGQPATTLSGGEAQRLKVARELATAGKTTGRKLYIMDEPTTGLHLEDIRRLAQVFDRLVDAGHTLVIVEHNLDVIKLADWVIDLGPGAGDAGGQVVVSGRPEDVARHPTSHTGQWLRTVLPGYPEYAERHAAAR
- a CDS encoding Stp1/IreP family PP2C-type Ser/Thr phosphatase, which encodes MVRLLHAARTDVGMIRSGNEDSFAVDVSEARGVFMVADGMGGHAAGEVASEMAVQIVLRELGGVQDLHAPDAGPRIGAALKHANRSIHDRTITEVDKQGMGTTASVLLVSSERYMIGQVGDSRVYLLRDGAFAQLTKDHSYVQEQVDLGNLTPEQARYHPYSNVITRCVGASPDVEPDLYEGEVRPGDVFLVASDGLTGMVDDRRLQQLLMARTVPERKAQALIAEANGRGGLDNITAIIVQVESGELAGAAETTTAEARAAGNRNG
- a CDS encoding HD domain-containing protein, with amino-acid sequence MFYLRDPLWNTIPVDPVARSLIDTPAFQRLRNVRQLGLAYLVYPGATHTRFEHALGAYHLARRALALLDEGGALDDALRAESGIVRAAALLHDIGHYPFSHALEEIGALHHEEVARPLVTGGEIARLLTDAYGHGAPARVIALIRGESDGALQGLISGSLDLDKIEYLRRDAFMCGVGYGEIDPERLLNTLTILVDPETGRRRLGIVEKGLAALESLLFAKYQMYRNVYWHHAARSATAMYKRLVSDALDAGSLDAGSLAGFTDEALLARLERDHPSPLLYGLRTRRLHKRSFECPAAQLSGDECEWIAEDRVLVARVQQALEREMGLAPGDLLLDYPAKTQMLGLDMPVLRRDGTVVRLRAGGLRGAIDLPKLSEELYRSARWLRVFTANRTKIPPEPLLKLLRKPAAEVRGMLDRGSRMIAE
- a CDS encoding ABC transporter ATP-binding protein, which codes for MPESAAYHDEDVLGKAYDGRLMRRLLRYVRPYRWLVVVSLVLLMLDGLLQLVGPVLTQRVIDVALPHHDVAMATRAAVLFAVSLAVAFVAQFGETMLTTLLGQRVMRDLRNDIFAHLQRLPIRFFDRTPVGRLVTRTTADVESLNELFTAGVVAGLGDLFTLAAIGIMMLITDWRLALAAFGVIPFIYLSSHLFRRAVRTSYRDIRTRLARINAFLQERISGMRILQLFGMQRREAAAFERLNERYLNANLRSIVYYAVYFPTIEVLSTVALASLIVASAHRVQMGGLLVGTVAEFLQLVRRFFQPLQDLSDKFNTLQQAMAASERIFNLLDEPEAASGELAGPSAVGVAPAAAAELATLATARAVTIAFEEVWFSYDAPGTPESELHWVLKGVSFEACPGQTLALVGHTGAGKTTIVNLLLRFYDPQRGRITVNGMDTRYIPASVLRGLIGYVQQDIFLFAGDVAGNIRLSAPLSDAEVERAASRVGADRIIRRFPDGYAHPLGERGGSVSVGERQLLSFARAIAADPAVLVLDEATSAVDSEIEADIQRALAELMTGRTTIAIAHRLSTIVDADEILVLHHGQVVERGTHRNLLTRRGLYERLYRLQVGGGDAAHRGPERLPASGVLG
- the pckA gene encoding phosphoenolpyruvate carboxykinase (ATP), coding for MATQTTSAPAPGRALDAQGLAPGGTVHWNLTPPRLIQRAIDRGEGQLADMGPFVAITKPHTGRSPKDKFVVREPSTERDVDWGKVNQPLSPDHFDMLLGDVRAHLNARDELFVQDLYCGADPAHRLSVRYVSPNAWHMAFVRNMFIRPELAQLVDFAPNFTVLHAPEFQADPERHGTRTSTFIVLNLAQRMILIGGTRYAGELKKAMFTVMNYYMPKNGVLSMHCSANIGRNGDTALFFGLSGTGKTTLSADPHRDLIGDDEHGWSADGVFNYEGGCYAKVINLSAEGEPDIYATTQMFGTILENVVLDPTTSKVRFEDQSITENTRASYPLPYIRNHVPSGRGGHPKNVVFLCADAFGVVPPVAKLTREQAMYYFLSGYTAKVAGTERGVTEPQATFSACFGAVFLVWHPAKYAEMLGQLLDRHGATVWLVNTGWTGGPAGVGSRMKLGYTRAMVQSLLRGELAHANTETDPVFGLQVPTTVPGVPDQLLKPRETWQDKAAYDAQAAKLAAMFRENFKQFASTVGQAVAGAGPR